A single Aggregatilinea lenta DNA region contains:
- a CDS encoding sugar ABC transporter substrate-binding protein — protein MSKKLTFFLIAVLVVGLLPLAAATAQDDETVTTAVIPPALVSPFHVAVQDGAVEMAGELGWEIITQSPERETDFEAQVAIVEQVVQQGVDILGVNPINADAMIAGVRVANEAGIPVTMHNMITPIAEGDVVEYIGYDQWGGAANLAAYTCGILAEKQGVEVAEASGKVFILTGIPGFHANRRTGGFKYGLEQHCPNVEVVGEQTAEWEREKALQLATTALQQTPDIDVFFGNSDEMAIGAGLAAQQLGLTIGEDIFSVGIDGNDVTLDLIREGTVTATLGVYPKRMGETVIVQQQKILNGEEVPYILLTPSTVVDLENLDAYIAGDTWTDPVEGQPEVDNGEPTVPEGDMGGEAEMTIYEGATTAVIPPALVSPFHVAVQDGAVEKAGEYGWEIITQSPERETDFEAQVAIVEQVVQQGVDILGVNPINADAMIAGVRVANEAGIPVTMHNMITPIAEGDVVEYIGYDQWGGAANLAAYTCGILAEKQGVEVAEASGKVFILTGIPGFHANRRTGGFKYGLEQHCPNVEVVGEQTAEWEREKALQLATTALQQTPDIDVFFGNSDEMAIGAGLAAQQLGLTVGEDIFSVGIDGNDVTLDLIREGTVTATLGVYPKRMGETVIVQQNKILNGEEVPYILLTPSTVVDLENLDAYIAGDTWTDPVEGQPEVDNGEPTVPEM, from the coding sequence ATGTCTAAGAAACTGACCTTTTTCCTGATCGCCGTGCTCGTCGTCGGCCTGCTGCCATTGGCCGCCGCGACCGCCCAGGACGACGAAACCGTCACGACCGCCGTCATTCCCCCCGCGCTGGTCAGCCCGTTCCACGTGGCCGTGCAGGACGGCGCGGTCGAGATGGCCGGTGAACTCGGCTGGGAGATCATCACGCAGTCACCGGAGCGCGAAACCGACTTCGAGGCGCAGGTCGCCATCGTGGAGCAGGTCGTGCAGCAGGGCGTGGACATCCTGGGTGTGAACCCGATCAACGCCGACGCGATGATCGCGGGCGTGCGCGTGGCGAACGAAGCGGGCATCCCCGTCACCATGCACAACATGATCACCCCGATCGCGGAAGGCGACGTGGTCGAGTACATCGGCTACGACCAGTGGGGCGGCGCGGCGAATCTGGCGGCGTACACCTGCGGTATCCTGGCCGAGAAGCAGGGCGTCGAAGTGGCCGAGGCATCCGGCAAGGTCTTCATCCTGACCGGCATCCCCGGCTTCCACGCCAACCGCCGCACCGGCGGCTTCAAGTATGGCCTGGAACAGCACTGCCCGAATGTCGAAGTCGTCGGCGAGCAGACGGCGGAATGGGAACGCGAGAAGGCGCTGCAACTGGCGACCACCGCGCTCCAGCAGACCCCGGACATCGACGTGTTCTTCGGCAACAGCGACGAGATGGCCATCGGCGCGGGTTTGGCAGCGCAGCAGTTGGGTCTGACCATCGGCGAGGACATTTTCTCGGTCGGCATCGACGGCAATGACGTCACGCTCGACCTGATCCGCGAGGGTACGGTCACCGCGACGCTGGGCGTTTATCCCAAGCGCATGGGCGAAACCGTCATCGTGCAGCAACAGAAGATCCTGAACGGCGAGGAAGTGCCGTACATTCTGCTGACCCCATCCACCGTGGTGGACCTTGAGAACCTCGACGCGTACATCGCGGGCGACACCTGGACCGACCCGGTCGAGGGCCAGCCGGAAGTGGACAACGGCGAGCCGACCGTGCCGGAAGGCGATATGGGCGGCGAGGCCGAGATGACCATCTACGAAGGCGCGACCACGGCAGTGATCCCGCCCGCGCTGGTCAGCCCGTTCCACGTGGCCGTGCAGGACGGCGCGGTCGAGAAGGCCGGTGAATATGGCTGGGAGATCATCACGCAGTCACCGGAGCGCGAAACCGACTTCGAGGCGCAGGTCGCCATCGTAGAACAGGTCGTGCAGCAGGGCGTGGATATCCTGGGCGTGAACCCGATCAACGCCGACGCGATGATCGCGGGCGTGCGCGTGGCGAACGAAGCGGGCATCCCCGTCACCATGCACAATATGATCACCCCGATCGCGGAAGGCGACGTGGTCGAGTACATCGGCTACGACCAGTGGGGCGGCGCGGCGAATCTGGCGGCGTACACCTGCGGCATCCTGGCCGAGAAGCAGGGCGTCGAAGTGGCCGAGGCATCCGGCAAGGTCTTCATCCTGACCGGCATCCCCGGCTTCCACGCCAACCGCCGCACCGGTGGCTTCAAGTACGGCCTGGAACAGCACTGCCCGAACGTCGAAGTCGTCGGCGAGCAGACGGCGGAATGGGAACGCGAAAAGGCGCTGCAACTGGCGACCACCGCGCTCCAGCAGACCCCGGACATCGACGTGTTCTTCGGCAACAGCGACGAGATGGCCATCGGCGCAGGTCTGGCAGCGCAGCAGTTGGGTCTGACCGTCGGCGAGGATATTTTCTCGGTCGGCATCGACGGCAATGACGTCACGCTCGACCTGATCCGCGAAGGTACGGTCACCGCGACGCTGGGCGTTTATCCCAAGCGCATGGGCGAAACCGTCATCGTGCAGCAGAACAAGATCCTGAACGGTGAGGAAGTGCCGTACATTCTGCTGACCCCGTCCACCGTGGTGGACCTTGAGAACCTCGACGCATACATCGCGGGCGACACCTGGACCGACCCGGTCGAAGGCCAGCCGGAAGTGGATAACGGCGAGCCGACCGTGCCGGAGATGTAA
- a CDS encoding iron transporter, producing the protein MATPTTAHKPPMLDSDEANEKQLDMARAQGEAYQTALKHMANEEAHDGGEQAAGDYVIAYAVESAEGMYALKDGKLKWQEPTSENVHVEVSVRDAADNRFIPGLNVFATLIDPDGNTVATHQQPFLWHPWLYHYGRNWEVPGDGRYTLRVRIDPPTFMRHDSKNGKRYAEQMEVEFKNVKIETGQKKSM; encoded by the coding sequence ATGGCTACTCCAACCACCGCTCACAAACCGCCGATGCTCGACAGCGACGAGGCGAATGAAAAGCAGCTCGACATGGCCCGCGCGCAAGGCGAAGCCTACCAGACTGCGCTGAAGCACATGGCTAACGAAGAAGCCCACGACGGCGGCGAACAGGCCGCGGGCGACTACGTCATCGCTTACGCAGTCGAATCCGCTGAGGGCATGTACGCGCTGAAGGATGGTAAGCTCAAATGGCAGGAGCCAACCTCGGAGAACGTACACGTCGAGGTGTCCGTGCGCGACGCCGCCGACAACCGCTTCATCCCCGGCCTGAACGTGTTCGCCACGCTCATCGACCCGGACGGCAACACGGTCGCAACGCACCAGCAGCCGTTCCTGTGGCATCCGTGGCTCTATCACTATGGCCGCAACTGGGAAGTGCCCGGCGACGGCAGGTACACCCTGCGCGTGCGGATCGATCCGCCGACGTTCATGCGGCACGACAGCAAGAACGGCAAGCGTTACGCCGAACAGATGGAAGTCGAATTCAAGAACGTGAAGATCGAGACCGGGCAGAAGAAATCGATGTAA
- a CDS encoding sugar ABC transporter ATP-binding protein, whose protein sequence is MQASIEEIDPSQLDAGSMLLEMRGIYKSFPGVKALQDVDFDLHPGEVHVLLGENGAGKSTLMKILSGVYTPDAGTIRLSGREIAFSNPRQAQDHGVATIYQEFALVPYLSITQNIFLGDEITLRGLPVLNWPAMHRQARAALRQLNLDVNPRTTVRDLGVAKQQLVEVAKALHRRADLIIMDEPTSALSQHEIEDLFGVIRQLKARGVGIVYISHHLDEVHRIGDRVTVLRDGQRINTLPVSGVTVDDLIRMMVGRNLSEQFPKVSVEQRDEVLRVEGLSRKGVLHDISFTAYSGEILGIAGLVGSGRTELARALFGADPIDAGHIVLDGKPVKIHGPSDAVDLGIGLLTEDRKEQGLVLGMSVRNNITLPILGRITQSPLLNVRREREIAGQFVHDLSIRTPSLAQQAKYLSGGNQQKVVLSKWLATSPRVLIFDEPTRGIDVGAKVEIYTLMTRLAKDGVAILMISSELPEVIGMSDRVLVMFEGRISGMLDRSELSQETIMALATGGDAAHE, encoded by the coding sequence ATGCAAGCATCCATCGAAGAGATCGACCCCTCGCAGCTCGATGCCGGATCGATGCTGCTGGAAATGCGCGGCATCTACAAATCGTTCCCCGGCGTCAAGGCGCTGCAAGACGTGGACTTCGACCTGCATCCCGGCGAGGTGCACGTGCTGCTGGGCGAAAACGGCGCGGGCAAGTCCACGCTGATGAAGATCCTCTCCGGCGTGTATACGCCCGACGCGGGCACGATCCGCCTGAGCGGGCGCGAGATCGCGTTCAGTAACCCGCGCCAGGCGCAGGATCATGGCGTCGCCACGATCTACCAGGAGTTCGCGCTGGTCCCCTACCTGTCCATCACGCAGAACATTTTCCTGGGCGACGAGATCACCCTGCGCGGGCTACCCGTGCTCAACTGGCCTGCCATGCACCGGCAGGCGCGCGCCGCGCTGCGCCAGCTCAATCTCGACGTCAACCCGCGCACCACCGTGCGCGACCTGGGCGTCGCCAAGCAGCAGCTCGTGGAGGTCGCCAAGGCGCTGCACCGCCGCGCAGACCTGATCATCATGGACGAGCCGACCTCGGCGCTCAGCCAGCACGAGATTGAAGACCTGTTCGGCGTCATCCGCCAGCTCAAGGCGCGCGGCGTAGGCATCGTCTACATCAGCCACCACCTGGACGAGGTACACCGCATCGGGGATCGCGTGACCGTGTTGCGCGACGGCCAGCGCATCAATACGCTGCCGGTCAGCGGGGTGACGGTAGACGACCTGATCCGCATGATGGTGGGCCGCAACCTCAGCGAGCAGTTCCCTAAGGTGAGCGTCGAGCAGCGTGACGAAGTGCTGCGCGTCGAGGGTCTCAGCCGGAAGGGTGTGCTGCACGACATCAGCTTCACAGCCTACAGCGGCGAAATTCTGGGCATCGCGGGGCTGGTCGGCTCCGGGCGGACGGAACTGGCGCGCGCGCTGTTCGGCGCAGACCCAATCGACGCGGGCCACATCGTGCTCGACGGCAAGCCCGTCAAGATTCACGGCCCGTCCGACGCGGTGGACCTGGGCATCGGCCTGCTGACCGAGGATCGCAAAGAGCAGGGGCTGGTGCTAGGCATGAGCGTGCGCAACAACATCACGCTGCCGATCCTGGGGCGCATCACGCAGTCGCCGCTGCTCAACGTCCGGCGGGAGCGCGAGATCGCGGGGCAGTTCGTGCACGACCTCAGCATCCGCACGCCCAGCCTGGCGCAGCAAGCGAAATACCTGTCCGGCGGCAACCAGCAGAAGGTCGTGCTGTCGAAGTGGCTGGCGACCAGCCCGCGCGTGCTGATCTTCGACGAGCCGACGCGCGGCATCGACGTGGGCGCGAAGGTGGAGATCTACACGCTCATGACGCGGCTGGCAAAGGACGGGGTCGCCATCCTCATGATCAGCTCGGAGCTGCCAGAGGTGATCGGCATGAGCGACCGCGTGCTGGTAATGTTCGAGGGCCGGATCTCCGGCATGCTCGACCGTTCCGAACTTTCTCAAGAAACCATTATGGCCCTTGCAACCGGTGGAGACGCAGCACATGAGTAA
- a CDS encoding KTSC domain-containing protein — protein sequence MNRVTVTSDTFRSIGHDPEECLMEVELRDGRIMLYNDVPIAVYEDFMRSAEKNAMTAYFNDYILDKYASSQVKPNDSAPA from the coding sequence ATGAATCGTGTGACCGTGACGTCCGATACATTCCGCTCCATCGGGCACGATCCTGAAGAATGCCTGATGGAAGTGGAGCTGCGCGATGGGCGAATCATGCTTTACAACGACGTGCCCATTGCGGTCTATGAAGATTTCATGCGGTCCGCCGAGAAAAATGCAATGACGGCGTACTTCAACGATTACATCCTTGACAAGTACGCGTCGAGCCAGGTCAAGCCGAACGACTCTGCTCCGGCCTAG
- a CDS encoding L-fucose/L-arabinose isomerase family protein has product MAESKPQIGLLGIMQELYDAMLPGITERQAAYARDVAQQLSDVATVHFPRPARNRADIEAIVDEFEHGGMDGIMIVMLTYGPSMNATRALTQTRLPVMLANIQPERTITPEWDMGDMTYNQGIHGAQDQANLFARAGIPLPVITGDWHAEPFKRDFEDWARAAAAVSMWSRLKVAIFGYHMNGMGDTRVDAADMLRELGPQIDYLSPGDLYRAMQAVSDGDLRALIDSENTQFDVDPRLSASQREESARFQLGIKRILDEGGYKAYSTHFGSIGDDGRFNFLPLAAASSLMAEGYGFGAEGDPCSAALVAAGHVLAGTANFTEMYAMDFYRDSILMSHMGEGNWKIARTDRKVRLIDRPLGIGALDNPPTFLFQMRPGAATIASLAPMGGADFRLIVSEGEILDTEEMPKLEMPYGHFRPDSGVRECMNGWLRAGGTHHQVMNMGRHAERWGLFCELLDIELFEV; this is encoded by the coding sequence ATGGCGGAGTCTAAACCTCAGATCGGGCTGCTCGGCATTATGCAGGAGCTTTACGACGCCATGCTGCCCGGCATCACCGAGCGTCAGGCAGCCTACGCGCGGGACGTCGCGCAGCAGCTCAGCGACGTAGCAACCGTGCACTTCCCCCGTCCGGCCCGCAATCGCGCCGACATTGAGGCGATTGTGGACGAGTTCGAGCACGGCGGTATGGACGGCATCATGATCGTGATGCTGACCTACGGCCCGTCGATGAACGCGACGCGCGCCTTAACTCAGACGCGCCTGCCGGTGATGCTGGCCAACATCCAGCCGGAGCGGACCATCACGCCCGAATGGGACATGGGCGACATGACCTATAACCAGGGCATCCACGGCGCGCAGGATCAGGCGAACCTGTTCGCACGGGCGGGCATCCCCCTGCCCGTCATCACCGGCGACTGGCACGCCGAGCCGTTCAAGCGCGACTTTGAAGACTGGGCGCGTGCGGCGGCGGCGGTGTCGATGTGGTCCCGGCTGAAGGTCGCCATCTTCGGCTATCACATGAACGGCATGGGCGATACGCGGGTAGACGCGGCGGATATGCTGCGCGAGCTGGGGCCGCAGATCGATTACCTGTCGCCCGGCGATTTGTACCGCGCGATGCAGGCGGTTTCCGATGGCGACCTGCGCGCGCTCATCGACTCTGAGAATACGCAGTTCGACGTCGATCCCCGGCTGAGCGCCAGCCAGCGCGAGGAATCGGCGCGCTTCCAGTTGGGCATCAAACGTATTCTGGACGAGGGCGGCTATAAGGCCTATTCGACGCACTTCGGCTCGATTGGGGACGACGGGCGGTTTAACTTCCTGCCGCTGGCCGCCGCCTCGTCGCTGATGGCGGAGGGTTACGGCTTCGGCGCGGAAGGCGATCCGTGCAGCGCGGCGCTGGTCGCGGCGGGGCACGTCCTGGCCGGGACCGCGAACTTCACCGAGATGTACGCGATGGACTTCTATCGCGACTCGATCCTGATGAGCCATATGGGCGAGGGCAACTGGAAGATCGCGCGGACCGACCGCAAAGTGCGCCTGATCGATCGCCCGCTCGGCATTGGCGCGCTGGACAACCCGCCGACGTTCCTGTTCCAGATGCGGCCCGGCGCGGCGACCATCGCCTCGCTGGCCCCGATGGGTGGCGCGGACTTCCGGCTGATCGTGTCCGAAGGCGAGATTCTCGATACCGAGGAAATGCCCAAGCTCGAAATGCCCTACGGCCACTTCCGGCCCGACAGCGGCGTGCGCGAGTGCATGAACGGCTGGCTGCGCGCGGGCGGTACACACCATCAGGTGATGAACATGGGCCGCCACGCGGAACGCTGGGGCCTGTTCTGCGAGCTGCTGGACATCGAGCTGTTTGAGGTGTAG
- a CDS encoding ABC transporter permease, producing MSNTVSESPSSKVSRMGGASILGRIPFWKIIDEAGVLLVLIVLMAVLSFDNQVFGTWFNMRLIALDAALVGIVACGQTFVILTAGIDLSLGSMVAFSGVVVAGLMTVRGLAFPEQMSPQLSPWMAIPIALGFCTLYGMLQGVIITKLRITPFIVTLGSLSILQGLALVLSNAAPVQQLPRDLRWMIQIRPVVLGVELPLPMPAIITLIVYITAWLVLRYTKLGRYAYAIGGNETATRLSGIKVDRYLIAIYSLSAFLAAMAGVILAVRLDSGNYTNGETYTLDGVAAAVIGGTSLMGGVGGVWGTLVGAVLMSVVRNALVLYNVPSMWHRVVVGGIIVSAVAIDALRKRFRS from the coding sequence ATGAGTAACACGGTTTCCGAAAGCCCCAGCAGTAAAGTGTCACGCATGGGCGGCGCTTCGATCCTGGGGCGCATCCCGTTCTGGAAGATCATCGACGAGGCTGGCGTGCTGCTGGTCCTGATCGTGCTGATGGCCGTGCTGTCGTTCGACAACCAGGTCTTCGGCACGTGGTTCAACATGCGCCTGATCGCGCTCGACGCCGCGCTGGTGGGCATCGTCGCGTGCGGGCAGACGTTCGTGATCCTCACCGCCGGGATCGACCTGTCGCTCGGCTCGATGGTGGCCTTCTCCGGGGTGGTGGTGGCCGGGCTGATGACCGTGCGCGGGTTGGCCTTCCCGGAGCAGATGTCGCCGCAGCTCAGCCCGTGGATGGCGATCCCGATCGCGCTGGGGTTCTGCACGCTGTACGGCATGCTGCAAGGCGTGATCATCACCAAGCTACGTATCACGCCGTTCATCGTCACGCTGGGCAGCCTGAGCATCCTGCAAGGGCTGGCGCTGGTGCTGTCGAACGCGGCCCCGGTGCAGCAGCTCCCCCGCGACCTGCGCTGGATGATCCAGATCCGGCCTGTAGTGCTGGGCGTTGAGCTGCCGCTGCCGATGCCTGCCATCATCACGCTCATCGTGTACATCACCGCGTGGCTGGTGCTGCGCTATACCAAGCTGGGCCGCTACGCCTACGCCATCGGCGGCAACGAGACGGCCACGCGCCTGTCGGGCATCAAGGTCGATCGCTACCTGATCGCGATCTACAGCCTGAGCGCCTTCCTCGCGGCGATGGCCGGGGTGATCCTGGCCGTGCGGCTGGACAGCGGCAACTACACCAACGGCGAGACGTACACGCTCGACGGCGTGGCGGCGGCGGTCATCGGCGGCACGAGCCTGATGGGCGGCGTCGGTGGGGTGTGGGGCACGCTGGTCGGCGCGGTGCTGATGTCCGTGGTGCGCAACGCATTGGTGCTCTACAACGTGCCGTCGATGTGGCACCGCGTGGTGGTGGGCGGAATCATCGTCAGCGCAGTCGCCATCGACGCGCTGCGCAAGCGGTTCCGTAGCTAA
- a CDS encoding ABC transporter permease subunit, whose amino-acid sequence MFSRFLPKQPSLRETLSNNALLVVFVTLMVVFSVSSRHFTSSTNVLLIFLRTAPLGVVVAGQTLVIITGGVDLSVGSVAGLTSIVAALLMSPDYSVVLPPVPAFLVALTLAGIIGWGQGYLISRRDLSPFIVTFSTLSLIKGLALVSSNAAPIPIDHSRFNWMWRVAPSPRPIPILLMLLVFVGLAYILSNTKLGRYSIAIGSNETVARMSGVNVQRYKTQVYVISSVLAGLAGLLLLTRLESGAYTIGENYPLISIAAVVIGGASLRGGTGSAWGSLLGVLLLTMVDTGLGVLNISPLWSTVVIGALILLAALADVERRRARDVVPAVRMERPVDHESYLAQMLINVHQTIKEHLACEHIRLYMVDRETGDVIEQGIDASDRTIINEQHHLARRVLRSHAPLWVDNLQDQETLIIEPIKPDLQSALAVPILNAGRAVGVLELQSPYASIFSAATAEQVTHLTRSIAGPLEDAWLLDSGWFLRHAREAYRHLWDEVYLGKCALTGWIYASENGTDMHPAERGRAVQQILLDAIEAVRERETGDRARDRRRYEVLHTTYVQNLSVEEITEQMSVSRRQYFYNLKDALEAVTHDIVHREVTDEEPVRA is encoded by the coding sequence ATGTTTAGCCGGTTCCTCCCCAAGCAGCCCTCCCTGCGCGAAACGCTGAGCAACAACGCGCTGCTGGTCGTGTTTGTAACGCTGATGGTCGTGTTTTCGGTGTCGTCGCGGCACTTCACCAGCTCGACCAACGTGCTGCTGATCTTCCTGCGCACCGCGCCGCTGGGCGTCGTCGTGGCGGGCCAGACACTGGTGATCATCACCGGAGGCGTCGACCTGTCGGTCGGATCGGTCGCCGGGCTGACCAGCATCGTGGCTGCGCTGCTGATGTCGCCCGATTACAGTGTGGTGCTGCCCCCCGTCCCGGCGTTTCTCGTGGCGCTGACCCTCGCCGGGATCATCGGCTGGGGCCAGGGCTACCTGATCAGCCGCCGCGACCTGTCGCCGTTCATCGTCACCTTCAGCACGCTGAGCCTGATTAAGGGGCTGGCGCTGGTCTCCAGCAACGCCGCGCCGATCCCCATCGACCACAGCCGCTTCAACTGGATGTGGCGTGTCGCGCCGTCGCCGCGCCCGATCCCGATCCTGCTGATGCTGCTGGTCTTCGTGGGGCTGGCGTACATCCTGAGCAATACCAAGCTGGGCCGCTACTCGATCGCTATCGGCAGCAACGAAACCGTCGCGCGCATGTCCGGCGTCAACGTGCAGCGCTATAAAACACAGGTCTACGTGATCAGCAGCGTGCTGGCCGGGCTGGCGGGGCTGCTGCTGCTCACCCGGCTGGAGAGCGGCGCATATACCATCGGGGAAAACTACCCGCTGATCTCGATCGCGGCGGTGGTCATCGGCGGGGCGAGCCTGCGCGGCGGGACCGGCAGCGCGTGGGGATCGCTGCTGGGCGTGCTGCTGCTGACGATGGTCGATACCGGGCTGGGTGTGCTGAACATCTCGCCGCTGTGGAGCACGGTCGTCATCGGCGCGCTGATCCTGCTCGCGGCGTTGGCCGACGTGGAGCGCCGCCGCGCGCGCGACGTGGTGCCCGCCGTGCGCATGGAACGCCCGGTCGATCACGAGTCGTACCTGGCGCAGATGCTGATTAACGTGCACCAGACGATCAAAGAGCATCTGGCGTGCGAGCATATCCGGCTGTACATGGTGGACCGCGAAACCGGCGACGTGATCGAGCAGGGCATCGACGCCAGCGACCGCACCATCATCAACGAGCAGCACCACCTCGCGCGGCGGGTGCTGCGCAGCCACGCGCCGCTGTGGGTGGATAATCTGCAAGATCAGGAAACGCTGATCATCGAGCCGATCAAGCCCGATCTCCAGTCGGCGCTGGCCGTGCCCATTCTCAACGCCGGGCGTGCGGTCGGCGTGCTGGAGCTGCAAAGTCCCTACGCGAGCATCTTCAGTGCCGCGACCGCCGAGCAGGTGACGCACCTGACGCGCAGCATCGCCGGGCCGCTCGAAGATGCGTGGCTGCTGGACAGCGGCTGGTTCCTGCGCCACGCGCGTGAAGCCTACCGCCACCTATGGGACGAGGTGTATTTGGGCAAGTGCGCGCTGACGGGCTGGATCTACGCCTCAGAGAACGGGACCGACATGCACCCGGCGGAACGCGGACGGGCCGTGCAGCAGATCCTGCTCGACGCGATCGAAGCCGTACGCGAGCGTGAAACCGGCGACCGTGCCCGCGACCGGCGGCGCTACGAAGTGCTGCACACGACCTACGTACAGAACCTGTCGGTGGAGGAAATCACCGAGCAAATGAGCGTCAGCCGCCGCCAGTACTTCTACAACCTCAAAGACGCTCTGGAAGCCGTCACGCACGACATCGTGCACCGCGAAGTGACCGACGAGGAACCGGTGCGGGCGTAA
- a CDS encoding sugar ABC transporter ATP-binding protein: MNTDSAVILDLQHVSKQFPGVLALQDVTLTLHVGEVHALLGENGAGKSTLTKIIAGVYPPTSGEIRLFGEPCQFAAPHDAQKAGIGVLYQEFNLLPELSVAENVFLGSEPEQRGLPVIDWKGMHQRTRDLLERLGTTISPEATVGNLSVAQQQMVQVVKALHQNAKLIVMDEPTTRLTEFEARDLFAVVRALKREGVTIIFISHRLEEVKQICDRATILRDGEVVATVDVASTSLESLAALMLGHRLAQRFPPRHQQAGDELLRVQGLTRYGAFEDIDFALYGGEILGITGLVGSGRTALLRAIFGIIPVDEGHFYVDRRLAQIHSPQDAIAHGIGLLTEDRQREGLVLEMGIGENITLASLEHDPPGLLIDHQHEAELTDYFIRELRINTPHPDFQTRYLSGGTQQKIVISKWLATGPRILLCDEPTQGVDIGAKVEIYRLMNDLVENGLGIVMVSADISEVLGMCDRLIVLRDGQIAARLARGDANESTVLAYAMGETPDV, translated from the coding sequence GTGAACACCGACAGCGCGGTTATCCTCGACCTACAGCACGTCAGCAAGCAGTTCCCCGGCGTCCTGGCGCTGCAAGACGTGACACTCACGCTGCACGTGGGCGAAGTGCACGCCCTGCTGGGCGAAAACGGCGCGGGCAAATCCACCCTGACCAAGATCATCGCGGGCGTCTATCCCCCCACTTCCGGCGAGATCCGGCTGTTCGGCGAGCCGTGCCAGTTCGCTGCGCCCCACGACGCGCAAAAGGCCGGGATCGGCGTGCTCTACCAGGAGTTCAATCTGCTGCCGGAACTCAGCGTGGCGGAAAACGTGTTCCTGGGCAGCGAGCCGGAACAGCGCGGGCTGCCTGTCATCGACTGGAAGGGCATGCACCAGCGCACGCGCGACCTGCTGGAACGCCTGGGCACAACCATCTCGCCGGAAGCGACGGTCGGCAACCTGTCCGTCGCGCAGCAGCAGATGGTGCAGGTGGTCAAAGCGCTGCACCAGAACGCCAAGCTGATCGTCATGGACGAGCCGACCACGCGCCTAACCGAATTCGAAGCGCGCGACCTGTTCGCCGTGGTGCGGGCGCTCAAGCGCGAAGGCGTGACGATCATCTTCATCAGCCACCGGCTCGAAGAGGTCAAGCAGATCTGCGACCGCGCGACGATCCTGCGCGACGGCGAGGTCGTAGCGACGGTGGACGTAGCGAGCACCTCGCTCGAGAGTCTGGCCGCGCTGATGCTGGGGCACCGGCTGGCGCAGCGCTTTCCGCCGCGCCACCAGCAGGCAGGCGACGAGTTGCTGCGCGTGCAGGGCCTGACGCGCTACGGCGCGTTCGAGGACATCGACTTCGCGCTGTACGGCGGCGAGATCCTGGGCATCACGGGGCTGGTCGGCTCCGGGCGGACGGCGCTGCTGCGCGCGATCTTCGGCATCATCCCCGTGGACGAGGGGCACTTCTACGTGGATCGCCGCCTCGCGCAGATCCACTCCCCCCAGGACGCTATCGCGCACGGCATCGGCCTGCTGACCGAGGACCGCCAGCGCGAAGGGTTGGTGCTGGAAATGGGCATCGGGGAGAACATCACGCTCGCCTCGCTGGAACACGACCCGCCCGGCCTGTTGATCGACCACCAGCACGAGGCGGAGCTGACCGACTACTTCATCCGCGAGCTGCGCATCAACACGCCGCATCCCGACTTCCAGACGCGCTACCTCTCCGGCGGCACGCAGCAGAAGATCGTGATCTCCAAGTGGCTGGCGACTGGGCCGCGCATTTTACTGTGCGACGAGCCGACGCAGGGCGTGGACATCGGCGCGAAGGTCGAGATCTACCGCCTGATGAACGATCTGGTCGAGAACGGGCTGGGCATCGTCATGGTCAGCGCGGACATCTCCGAAGTGCTGGGCATGTGCGACCGGCTGATCGTGCTGCGCGACGGGCAGATCGCCGCCCGGCTGGCGCGCGGCGACGCGAACGAATCGACGGTGCTGGCCTACGCGATGGGGGAGACGCCCGATGTTTAG